A region of Triplophysa dalaica isolate WHDGS20190420 chromosome 20, ASM1584641v1, whole genome shotgun sequence DNA encodes the following proteins:
- the pacsin1a gene encoding protein kinase C and casein kinase substrate in neurons protein 1a — protein sequence MSGSYDESSATDEAMDSFWEVGNYKRAVKRIDDGHRLCNDLMNCLQERAKIEKSYSQQLTEWSKRWRQLIEKGPQYGSVERAWLAMMTEADKMSELHQEVRNGLVNEDVERVKNWQKDSYHRQMMGGFKETKEAEEGFKKAQKPWAKKLKEMETAKKTYHMACKEEKLAAAREAEASATPDQQKKLHEKTEKCKQDVQKAKEKYEKSLEELSKCTPQYSESMELVFDQCQQHEVKRLTFLKEALLDIKRHLNLTENQNYASVYRDFERTILAANTQEDLKWFSNNHGPDMHMNWPQFEEYNPEATNAVAKREKKKPDGVTPATPSTDHGDQPGDRGSVSSYEKNQAYSTEWSDDDQPAGNSGNETNGGGNSFEDDACSRGGMRVRALYDYEGQEQDELSFKAGDEFVKIEEEDDQGWCRGRLDNGRTGLYPANYVEEI from the exons ATGTCTGGCTCTTATGATGAATCCTCTGCTACTGATGAGGCCATGGATAGCTTTTGGGAG GTGGGAAATTATAAGCGTGCTGTCAAGAGAATTGACGACGGTCACCGGCTTTGCAATGACCTTATGAACTGCCTTCAGGAACGTGCCAAGATTGAGAAGTCCTACAGCCAGCAGCTTACCGAATGGTCCAAGAGATGGAGGCAACTGATTGAAAAAG GTCCTCAGTATGGTTCAGTGGAGCGAGCTTGGTTAGCTATGATGACAGAAGCTGATAAGATGAGCGAGCTTCATCAAGAGGTAAGGAATGGTCTGGTGAACGAAGATGTTGAGAGAGTGAAGAACTGGCAGAAAGACTCGTACCACAGACAGATGATGGGGGGATTCAAGGAAACCAAAGAGGCAGAGGAGGGCTTCAAGAAAGCCCAGAAACCCTGGGCCAAGAAACTCAAAGAG ATGGAGACGGCAAAGAAGACCTACCACATGGCCTGTAAAGAGGAGAAACTGGCCGCAGCCAGAGAGGCGGAAGCGTCTGCCACACCAGATCAGCAGAAGAAACTACACGAGAAGACAGAGAAATGCAAACAGGATGTGCAGAAG gcCAAGGAGAAGTATGAGAAGTCTCTGGAGGAGTTGTCCAAATGCACACCTCAGTACTCGGAGAGCATGGAGCTGGTGTTTGATCAGTGTCAACAACATGAGGTCAAACGACTGACCTTCCTCAAAGAGGCTCTCCTGGATATCAAACGACATCTCAACCTCACGGAAAACCAAAA CTATGCTTCTGTGTACCGGGACTTTGAACGCACCATTCTGGCCGCCAACACACAGGAAGATCTCAAGTGGTTCAGTAATAACCACGGCCCTGACATGCATATGAATTGGCCCCAGTTTGAG GAATATAATCCAGAAGCCACCAATGCTGTGGCtaagagagaaaagaagaagCCGGATGGCGTGACTCCGGCTACACCAAGCACAGACCACGGGGATCAGCCAGGTGACCGTGGCAG TGTGAGCAGCTACGAAAAGAATCAGGCGTACTCCACAGAATGGTCCGATGATGATCAGCCCGCCGGAAACTCGGGGAACGAAACTAACGGAGGTGGAAACTCCTTTGAGGATGACGCGTGCAGCAGAGGGGGTATGAGAGTGCGTGCACTGTATGACTATGAAGGACAAGAACAAGATGAGCTGAGCTTCAAAGCAG GTGATGAATTCGTCAAGATCGAGGAGGAAGATGATCAGGGCTGGTGCAGAGGTCGCCTTGACAACGGCCGGACGGGTCTATACCCGGCCAATTATGTTGAGGAAATCTAA